GCTTAATAAGTTTGCTTAATGAGTTTGCCTAACAAGTTTACTTAAGGCAGACCTTGCATTGCTCCTGCGCTTTGTTATTCAAATTAAATTCATTTGGGATTGAGCAGTTTTGAGTCCCGCGTTGCAGCCTGTACCACTTTGACTACCTTGTCTGCGGCCTTGCTGCTCGCTATGCCTATCACTACTTTGTAAGCCTGCCGTGCCAACCAGCCTGCACTATCGACATCAGCAGCCACCCGCAGCAACTTGTCTGCCCTTGCCTCTATCTGGTCTTCGAGACTGTCTGGGTCAAACTTGCCCGGTATCTCAGGCGATGGCTGTTCAGCCAGGGCAGAACCGTACAAGGGAATAATGGGAACCTCAAACTTGCCGCTGTTGGGCGGAGTCTCTACCGCCGGAGGTTTAAGCATATTGAACACGACATTGTCCGGCTCCAGCGTAAACCAGGATTTTAAAAAAGCCTGGCAATTCCTGCGTCCCAGCATGTAGTCATGTTCACGGTATTGCCACGAGAAAAAACCAAGGAAAGCCGCCAGGCCGGATGAGGCAATCGCATCACCACCCGTCAGTGCATCCCCCTTCGCATTCTTGCGACTGGGCGTGATCAAAAAGCGGCTAAAGTCACTGCCGTCAGTAAAAGCCGCCAGGTCCGCCGAGTTGAAACGGTTATTCTGGATCAGGCAATTAATGGTGGGGAACAGGATGCTCACCAAATCAGCCTTGGGCAAGGCAGCAAAATTGGGTACATCGGTAAATGGGTCTATCAGCACGATGGCACGGTTGACCTTGCTGCCACTGGTTTCGCGGGCTGGTGCGATACCTGCCAGCACATCATGCGCGAGGCCTATCGGTGCATTGTCGGTGCAACCACCATCGAGAGAAACAAAGGCATACTTGCTACCTGCATCGCTATCGGGCTGTACAAACAACGACCATTCCGGCACCAGCCATTGCGGGCTGTAAACACCCTGCCCGCTATTCGGCAGGATGTAGCGGTAAGCATAATGCCCGGCTGGCCTGGCGATCTGCACAGCAGGCAACCCCACAGGAAAAGCCGCCGTACCCAGCGCATAACTGGACATGCCAGACCAGGCCAGCATGTCCTGAGTCTGATTACCGACTTCAAAACTATCTGGCGCCAGCGCATATTGTGGTGTTGGCAGCGCGCCCTGGATATCAATGGCGAAGCGCACAAAATCAGCGTGATTGACAAAGTACTCGGCGCGGCCAGTCTGGCCAGAAAACATCTGCTTGTAAGGAATGCCCGCAACATTGGTATAAGTCAGTATCACCGGCAAAGGATTGGCCACATATTGCCGCGCTGCAGCCTGCCCGCTGTCAAATGAAATACCACTGGCAGCCGCAGCAGCAAGCGGTTTGCCAGACAATAATGAGGTGATCGTCGTTGCGCCGTCAAGATCATCGGTCGCCAGCAAACCGTCTATATCGATGGCATTGACCCATATCTGATAGAACGGATTCTTTGCCCTCAACTCTGGCGCGGTCTGTACACTCGCTGGCGGATAGACATAACTAAGGGCGCGTGACAACAGCACGGCATTGACGCCACCGCCAGAAGTACCAGTGACCACCCTGATCAAGACTTTGTGGCGTGGCACGGTTGGCGCACCGGGGTTGTCTTTGTCATCCTGCGCAATCGCCGCCGCCCAGGCATCCAGTGCCTCGATCAGAAAATCCAGCACCCCGGCTGTATAGCAACCTGCCGACACCGTGCCACCAAGCACCAGGGCCAGCTCAAATGTATGTGGAGCAGGCCCAGGCTGCGTCAGCGGGAATATCTTGTCAACGGCCACCTGTGGCGTAACTGGATAAGTTGCTTCAGACAAAATACACTCCTCGATGATAAGTGACTGCACGTTAAAAATGACTCGCGGCCCTCTCTCCAAAAACTCCGGCATGGGGATGGCAGCACAATGAGACATGCCCTGCTGTTGAGCACGGACATGTTCCATTTTAGCTGGCTGATTTTTCAGAGAGATGACATTTTTACAAACAAAGCGAAGATAGCATTTGCTTACAAAAAAGTCACTTTATTCTAGATGGGTGTTGTGTGTATTCACACAGCTCCTGAGCTCCTGCGCAGGGCGATGTGAATTGATCATCGCTGAGGAGTGTCAAGCCTTGGCAATTGCGATCTGAAGTTCAGTCACCAAACCAGTCACTGATTATTCAACTTCAGGCAAGCCCGTACTCCTGCTTTTCAGTACCGCCGCAAACACCTGCGCCAGCTCTGCTGCGTCTTCCCCTGCATGGTGGGTATGCGGCAAACCCTCAAGATTAAGCGCGTATTTGATCTTGCCCTTGCGGCTTTCCACCCATTCGCAACCTGTCAGGCCCATCCAGTAACTGCGCAAATCCACACCTGAGCCGGTAGAGCCAAAGGGGCTGGCACCAACGTATCTCATGAAGTACCAGTGCACAAACATGCCATCCCACACCGCTGGCGCCGCCAGGAAAACAGGCCTGCCTATCTTGCGCAAAGAATTCACCCAGTCATAAGCTGAACGTATTGCTACTGAGGCTTCAGGCGCGTGGTCTATCAGGTGCTGCCTGTCAAGGCCAGAGACAGCCAGTGCAGCGGGATCAAATTCATCAGAGATGGGTTTCAGTTCAGTATAAAAGCTCAGCTCAGGATGCCCGGCTACCGCCATGCCCAGAGAGATCATGCTGTACGGGCCGGGGATGGGACCGTCAGCCTCTACATCAACGGCAATAAAAATCTCTGGCAATTTTTCATTCTCTGCTGTCATGCCTTGCTCCTTTTGTTTGTCTTTAGCGTTCTTACATGGTGGCTTATTGCAGTCTTTTCCAGCCCTCTTCGACAATCACCCAGGAAATATCTTCAGGATCAGCACTCGAGCCAGGCCGCATGCACATTGCCGTTGCCGGGTTATAGCTGGGCCTGCCCGGCTCTGCCGTTGCGTCAAGTTGCGCCTGTGCGGCGCCGGATAAAAACAGGGGCGCAATCACAGCCAGATGCATCTTGCCTGTTGCAGTTTTCATGTTTGTGCCTCTGTAAAAAACTGGCGGCGCAGGCAGGTGAGCTGATTGTCGCATGGGCAGGCACACCGCCCACTATAAGCAGTTTGGCATCCAGCTCACTGATCACCAACAACTCAGTGAAGCTTCTTCCAGATTTGCTGGATGATGATCATGGAAATATGGTCAGGGTGGCGATCACCGTCGTTATCAAGTGCCATACAAGAATCCGTCAGGGCCACATTGCCACGCCACAGGCCAGTCGTATTGCGTATCCCCATGCCCCATCCGCTGTGGAACTGAATCAGGTTTTCATACGTTGAATCCCGCGTGCGCTGCTTGCTGGCTTCATCGAGCCTGGCCAAGATGTTGGTCGCCGCCTGTTCACAGGTCGTTGGCCAGGTATCGGCATCCGCATAGCGCTTGCATTGCTTGTCACAGCCATTTCTTCCTGGCGTGGCGCAGGTAGCGGCGGCCACGCTGACGCTGGCCGGAGCTCTCGCATTAGCCACCGGAGCAGGTACAGACTGCGCCCACACCACATTGGCGCCCATCAGGATGACAGCAGCAAAGCCAGAACAAATCCCTGCACGTGTAATGCTCATCAACTTTCCCCTCAAAATGGGCCAACTTAAAATATTAAAAAATGTTAAAAGTACTAAACAGGCATCATACATAAAATAAAGGAAAGTACTTGCCTTTTGACAATCATTCTTCTTGCCATGGGCCATCGTCCCACCAGCACTCTGCCAGGATGGTGGCGACCTCATAGCTGCTCCCCTCCTCTTCACGATACATTTCTATGTCTAACATCTCGGCCAATTCGTGATCATAGGATTTGAATGCAGCCTTCATGGCAGGCGAACATTGAGAAGGATATATCTCACAACAAAACAACCTGTCTTTTTCGTCAATCGCCACCAATTGTCTGGCAATCACCCGGCCCTCTTCATTACGGGCATAAATAACCCGCTTGTTGGCATCGAGCAGGCAGGCAACCGCCGAGTAACTGCAAAAGCCACCTATGGACAAACAAGATCCGGCATAGGTACCCAGTTTGAGAATTTCAAACGGATCCTGCTCAAAAGTCAGTCGCAAGCTTTTGCCATCCACCTTTATGTCTTTGTGCAAACCAGCTTCCCAGCGATCCTTGTCAACAAGTGGATGAGCTGCATGCCAGGCCAGATTGAGAGGGTGATGGCGGTATGAATCTGGCTTGCCAGCCTTTACCTCACGCAGGAAACTCTGCAAACCCTTGCGGTTATATCTGGGATCTCTATCCAGCCCTGCCAGCAGGCGCAGCGCATGGGCAGCAGATGGAACTTGCCCGCGTATTTGTAGTGCCCTATCCATATCTTGCCAGATAGCCAGCTCCAGTACCCGCAGGCGAAATGCTGGCAAGCGCCTGAGTGTGAGAGCACAATGTCTTTGCACCTGCGCATCAGTCAGTGCTATCTTGCTTTCGATGTAAAGGCGCAAGCGACGTGGCAAAGGGCTATCCAGCCCATACTGTTCACTCAAACTCAGGATTTTCTGACAGGCTGCCAGCGGGGCCAGTGCAGCCCAGTCACAGGCCAGGTATTCTTCCAATATTTGCCCACGCATGAATTGCAGCCTGCGCTCATAGTGGAGACTGCCAAGCAGAGACAGGGTATGAAACAATCGTGGCGCTGCCAACTGCATACCCTGCCACAGCAAGGCCGGAGCCAATTCAGCCATGGCGAAAATACCAAAAGCAAGCAGTCGGGTGTTGTCTTCACGACGGCATGCACGTTCAAACAAAGACCAGAATTGTCCGTTCAAATCGCGCAATCCGCTGCGCATTTCTGCGGGCAAATAATTGATCAGGTTCGTCAGCGCACAGCCGTAAGTGATATGGCAGGAATAAGCTTCCTGGCTCAGCATCGCCATCAGCGGCAATGCATCTTCAATCACTGCTTTCAGGCTGCCTGTTTCCTGCGTGCCAAAGCTCTCAGTCAACAGATACCAGAGTGAGGCGAGTTTTTCCTGCGGCCCCGCCTGATGCTGTAACAATAGCGCATGAAAGCTAGAGTACACCATCATGTATTCGCGCCATTTGCGCGACTTATCTGCATCATCATCCATCCAGTTGAACAGGCCAATCACATTAATCAGCGTGTCAGCAGTCTGTGCAGTCAATTCATGCCAGCTAGTTTCGCGCATCAGCGAAGCCAGCCCTGGCAACTCACAACATGAGCGCCACAGCGACAGATGCATGCGCACCCCTGCACGTTCACAGGCCAGGTTGATGATGTCGGCGACTTCTTCAGTACAGTCATGGAAGACTGTCAGGCCAGAATAACGTAAATCAGTCGCCCCACTCATTTCAAATAGCAGGCAACCCGTCATGCTATATTCAACATTCACTTGCCTGCTCAGGTTGCACAGAATTTTGCGCAGATATAACTCAAAGCGCGCATTATCTTCTGTTAAATCATGCAGGCGCATGAGCTGGTCAGCAGTCATCTGCTGAGGCGACAAACTCCCCTGCACTTCCCGCATCACTACAGTCAGGAAAATCGTTTGCCGGTTTTCTGGCAAGAGCAAAGCGAGCTCTGCCGCGTGAGTATGATCCGTGTTCATGGCACACAGGCGAGCCAATACGGCCAATTTTTGCGAACGTGCAATGTCATCTGCATGCATACCGCCGTACTGATGCCATATTTGCAGCCAGGCCAGTTGCAAGTCTGCACTGCATGCACGCAATTGCCACAGCAAGCAACGGCGAAACGCTTCTGGCAAGACGGGCAATTCTTGTGCTGGCCTGTTCCAGTGATGCAAATACAGAGTGGCACTGCTGGGTATAAGCCCGGCAGCCAGCGACATCACCTGCCCCTCCGCATCCAGCACGGGCAAGGCAGTAAAATCATGGCGCGCAAAGAAAGCATCGAGCAAACGTGCATCTGCCAGCCAGTGACACAAGTCCAGTACAGGCTGCGCAGGCTTTGGCGGCTGGTATTTGGTACCGCGAAAAGCACGTGGGTGGGCAGCAGTCGCCACCGGCTTCCTGGGCACCCTGGCTTGCGGAAGCGCCACCACGCTGGCATTGCCAGCATCAGGCACGGTCATCCAGAACACCCGCCAGAAAGCAGGCCAGACGCTGCGCAAATCGGTAGTAGCTTGCAGACGAAACCAGTCCGCCAGCAAGCTGTGCGCCTGTGGAAACAGCCGCACATCCAGTGCGGCGAGCTCCACCTGCCGCAAAGCAGGCTGCACTACGCCATTGACTTCATCACTGAGCAAGGCAACGATGCCCTGAGGCTGACGCAGTAGGCTGATTAATATGGATTTGACAGTTTGCAGGACAGGCGGCTGAACCGCTGCCCTGTCTTTGACAGGTTTGCTTGATGACATGTGAACACAAAATAAAAATCCAGGGATGGGATGCACTCACGAACAGACATCGCAGTGCAAACGCACATGCAAGCAGCCTGCTCAGGCACTTCCGGGATGAAACCAGTCCTGCACAGGATGGTTTCAGATTTTTATTTTTTATTTCACATGTGGGAATGAATGGTTTAACTAAAAATACAACCGACAGCCAAGGTGGCTATCACATTTGGCGCGTATTATAAATGAAGCTATTACAGCTTGGCACCATCTTTTTTCAAAATTAATACTCGCCCAAATCCAGGTCTTTATTACGTTTTTTTCACGAGAGATCGTCATGCTGTCAAGATGCATGCATCATTCACTTCACCGCGATCTCATCGATATAAATACCGAGCACAGAGCGACGCCCTTTGACCACAACCCGGTCACCAGGAATGGGCTGGCGGCCAATGATGGTATGTTCCATGCAGATGGTGGCGGCAAACTCTGGAGCCCCCACCCGCAGGGTTTGATCACACAGGCCCAGCTTGGGTTTCAGGCGTCCTAAAGAACTTACGGTAGCCTCTACAACGACCGCCTCGCTATTGAATACCCAGCCTGCCAGGGCAGACAAGGCGATAGGGCTGCGTAATATGACGAAAGTCAATAAGCAAGCCATGAGAGGCAGTATGACGAATTGACGTAAGACTGGCGACGGATAGCGATACGCCAAATTAGCCTGATGCGTGCGGTCATAGCACCCGTAAAGCACAAAAGGAAACAACACCACCGCAACAATCCAGGGTAAAGGGGTGGCATAAAAATGCTCGCCTGCAAAAACAAAATTATCACTCAAATTAAATCCGTAGAGCAAACAGGCAAGACCCAGGCACGACAGCGCGAATAGGTACTTTTGCCTGCTGGTCATGGGCTTTCTGTCCATGAACTTGATTGACCATTCTTCACGCGGGCGGGCCAGTCTCTCTTCTGCAATTTTGCCAGCGACGACTACCTGCTCTTCCAGCAGACGGATTTTTTCTGCCTGCTGTTTTTTTAGCAGCTCAGCTGATGTTTCGTTTGTTTGCACTATTCATTACTCTTTATTCTGTTATAGCCATATCAAGGGCTTAGCGCTTTGTGCTAACCAGATCCACCCATTCTCTTTCAGGACTTAATTTGACTGACTTGATGAATTGTGCAAAACCTCCATAGATACCTGCTGGCGGCTTATGTTTGGTCACCTTCCATTCCTGCTGCGAGCATTCAAAGCAAATGTCGAGCTTGCTGCTCAGCTTGCCCTGGGCATAAAAATAAACCGTATGATGGGGATCAAAAACACAGGCGGCGAAAGCCTGCTGGGTTTCATCAGATACCTGCTCAATCGCGGCGATGAAGTTTTCACGGTCGCGTGTAGTCAATGCCACGCTGCGATAGACTTTTTCTTTTTGCGCGGGTGATTGCCCTGCCTGTATGAAATCCATCTCGGACGAATGTTCGGTCACGACGATCTTGCTGGATTGTCGTATCGCATTGATCAAATCTGCCTTATAGGCTGCGCCCTCGCCTGCATCATTCTTTTCAGAAGAGCAGGCGAACAACAGGCCACAAAGCGCTAGGACCACATATTGCCGAACTGATCGCCCATGCTGAAGAAATTGCCGCATCATGTATTAACGCCGCTTTTTCTCTTCCGCCAGTTGTTCCTTGTGCTTCTCTTTCCATTCACGCTCGCGGGCATCGATGACGGACAGTTCATAATACTGCGCATCTTTTTCGCGCCGGGCAATGTCCAGTTGTTGCAGGGCGGCGGCGAGGTTATTTTCTATGCCATAGGCCTCGGCCAGGGCAACATGTTGGGCGGCTTGTTTGCCCTGGGCGGCATAGACCTTGGCCAGCAGGTTATAGAGTTGCGCTTCTTGCCTGTACAGCACGATCTGGTCACGCAAGAAAACAGCCGCCTGCTCTTCTTTGCCGTCGGCCAGCAGAGCCTCAGCATATTGCACGGCCACGCCGCGTGAGAGCGGCAGGTCACGCATGGCTTTTTCTGCCTCTTTGACGGCGGCGGCAGTTTGCTTGTCGCCGATCAGGATGTCGATGGACATATCGACATACATATTGCTATAAGTGAGCATGCTTTTGTATGCGGGTATCTGTTCCAGCATTTTGCGCGATTGATCCAGCAATTTGCGGGCGGTAGCGAAGTCCAGACGCTTGTAGGCG
This is a stretch of genomic DNA from Undibacterium sp. KW1. It encodes these proteins:
- a CDS encoding exonuclease → MTAENEKLPEIFIAVDVEADGPIPGPYSMISLGMAVAGHPELSFYTELKPISDEFDPAALAVSGLDRQHLIDHAPEASVAIRSAYDWVNSLRKIGRPVFLAAPAVWDGMFVHWYFMRYVGASPFGSTGSGVDLRSYWMGLTGCEWVESRKGKIKYALNLEGLPHTHHAGEDAAELAQVFAAVLKSRSTGLPEVE
- a CDS encoding patatin-like phospholipase family protein; translation: MSEATYPVTPQVAVDKIFPLTQPGPAPHTFELALVLGGTVSAGCYTAGVLDFLIEALDAWAAAIAQDDKDNPGAPTVPRHKVLIRVVTGTSGGGVNAVLLSRALSYVYPPASVQTAPELRAKNPFYQIWVNAIDIDGLLATDDLDGATTITSLLSGKPLAAAAASGISFDSGQAAARQYVANPLPVILTYTNVAGIPYKQMFSGQTGRAEYFVNHADFVRFAIDIQGALPTPQYALAPDSFEVGNQTQDMLAWSGMSSYALGTAAFPVGLPAVQIARPAGHYAYRYILPNSGQGVYSPQWLVPEWSLFVQPDSDAGSKYAFVSLDGGCTDNAPIGLAHDVLAGIAPARETSGSKVNRAIVLIDPFTDVPNFAALPKADLVSILFPTINCLIQNNRFNSADLAAFTDGSDFSRFLITPSRKNAKGDALTGGDAIASSGLAAFLGFFSWQYREHDYMLGRRNCQAFLKSWFTLEPDNVVFNMLKPPAVETPPNSGKFEVPIIPLYGSALAEQPSPEIPGKFDPDSLEDQIEARADKLLRVAADVDSAGWLARQAYKVVIGIASSKAADKVVKVVQAATRDSKLLNPK
- a CDS encoding DUF6794 domain-containing protein, which translates into the protein MSITRAGICSGFAAVILMGANVVWAQSVPAPVANARAPASVSVAAATCATPGRNGCDKQCKRYADADTWPTTCEQAATNILARLDEASKQRTRDSTYENLIQFHSGWGMGIRNTTGLWRGNVALTDSCMALDNDGDRHPDHISMIIIQQIWKKLH